In Anas acuta chromosome 5, bAnaAcu1.1, whole genome shotgun sequence, a single window of DNA contains:
- the LOC137858038 gene encoding death-inducer obliterator 1-like yields MSALTVAAQKEEKRNKDKATEFIGASKKAIASASMVEKHASSLTKNFPPKKSPSMSSTSLMKQTLKPAGSFKGEIPKKPSPSTGGVPSKQAASSHDSPVSKKLAASSLAGGLKRPSPSSVSTASGSSQAKTQASPIQSQPNSQIRQNIRQSLKEMLWKRVNDSDDLVMTESEVGKVALNIEKEVFNLFQVTDNRYKSKYRSIMFDLEDPKNQGLLHRVLRGEISVSKLVRMKPEELLSKELSVWKEKPAKAMLESRNKSHEIKKAAVKREQVPDVNMEDSPPVSDSDEQQKSTQTVQNVNSAPSLDVFSSMLKDTTNEHRAHLFDLNCKICTGQISASEDELPPKKIKLMASAKKAVSKSKPEVQQKYESSAPAAAAEPAKEAASENTEETEVAPAVEAVSQSSLERTYIPTTQGHGNTDTSSEEPSTFPASCTGAVVTTVTVSGREPRTPMSGSSGSTTTALRSGTASGEVLTGETKQEMSKPVMTVPKSILTKPSSSPDPRYLAVHQSPNISVAEPRSPQGSDTSLFLSRLNTIWKGFINLQSVAKFIAKAYPVSGCFDYLSEDLPDTIHIGGKISPKAVWDYVGKLKSSLCKELFLIRLIRFHPATEEEEVAYISLYSYFSSRRCFGVVTNNNRHVKNLYLIPLSSKDPIPSNLLPFKGPGLESSRPNLILGLVICQKGKRLATTMDTDKIEKKRSRIQVQEETETSLYSKGPVASSQEKKTPKYTLYSGDSAVSTTLPGSPPPPPPLPVPETSSVTPSVLKIPSSTKSGTTSTVPPPVSATASTSATAMHSSSSKNTTPLEYIHQTLFGKKKTFEPLAKETETVQSSNQEAKAAVDGGVSAVPLLDPIVQQFGQMSKDKAIEDEEDDRPYDPKEEYDPEKAFEMQTGESKKLYSVEKPSNTAELKDEAYDLEDKTILEEAKVTVDDLPNKMYTDTKNTSVETPASYVPDLSASSSLVELQKMLEELNKQLEEQKRQTEEQEEALRQQRAAVGVSVAHFSVSDALMSPPPKSSLIETELFHQDQQAAQKVDLPSSSNQQAQVLNQSCDPQASFPNTLQTSLGKEDKTLIPATQLSYGGDNWVSSEKPPAVLQKEAPNSKFENTVQVTLENVSQAVSAEPSTSRPLRKVLLPTPPSTSFQPNFSTSNDSQSLQDMHKVSWSNEANPMFTSQEKGPGHFEPDRGLSAVQYEEQRNPQPHQFVEQTESPPVQGEGGPLPQHFEENRAGGPFSLSGQKGGPPAPLMLNAHAGPHGPNFRGPAPQFSEEHVSPNNDGQRGSAPGRFGSQKGPIPALFSTQHGPQSPQNMKPTPRPLLDLPSHPPGHRKEMWEEAGPSAPLSGIPGQGPESEGQWSGSDFREGKNLEFRGQTFEGRQRERYEGGSKDKVLDQPEPQQAENRQSRPFEERRRDREHGRPWETDRGRNCNRDRDWERHRDKEWDKNRDRNQRDRERSRSRDRDRDRDRDRDRSREKERDRDRDRDRERGKDRKDRSKSREIGKEVKPETPKEGQKPTEAEASSSTNQS; encoded by the exons ATGTCTGCTCTCACTGTAGCAG ctcaaaaggaagagaagagaaacaaagataaagcgACAGAGTTTATAGGGGCATCAAAGAAAGCTATTGCTTCAGCATCTATGGTGGAGAAACATGCATCTTCCCTCACTAaaaattttcctccaaagaagtCCCCTTCCATGTCTAGCACATCACTAATGAAGCAGACGCTTAAACCTGCTGGGAGtttcaaaggtgaaattcccaagaaaccatcgCCTTCAACAGGCGGCgttccttcaaaacaagcagcttcttcTCATGACTCGCCAGTTTCCAAAAAACTAGCTGCATCCAGTTTGGCTGGAGGACTCAAAAGGCCTTCGCCGTCTTCCGTTTCTACTGCATCTGGAAGCagtcaagcaaaaacacaagctagCCCTATCCAGTCGCAGCCCAACTCGCAGATTCGACAAAATATTCGTCAGtccctaaaagaaatgttatggaagag agtcaATGATAGTGATGATCTGGTCATGACAGAGAGTGAAGTAGGGAAAGTAGCactcaatattgaaaaggaggtgtttaatttgtttcaagttacGGACAACCGATACAAGAGTAAATACCGTAGCATCATGTTCGATCTCGAGgacccaaaaaatcag ggactTCTTCATCGTGTTCTTCGTGGAGAAATCTCAGTGTCAAAACTAGTGAGAATGAAACCCGAAGAACTTTTATCTAAAGAACTGTCTGtatggaaggagaaaccagccaaagcg atgttagagtcaagaaacaaatcacacgagatcaagaaagcagctgtaaaacggGAACAAGTGCCTgatgtaaatatggaagattCTCCCCCGGTGTCTGATTCTGAT gagcagcagaagtcaacccaaactgtacaaaatgtaaatagtgctcCTTCTCTAGACGTTTTTAGCAGTATGTTGAAGGATACAACAAATGAACATCGAGCCCATCTTTTTGACCTGAACTGCAAAATCTGTACAG gtCAGATTTCAGCATCTGAAGATGAATTACCACcgaagaagataaaattaatggcttctgctaaaaaagcagtgtcaaaatctaaaccagaagttcagcaaaaatatgaaagttctgcaccagcagcagcagcggagcCTGCTAAAGAGGCcgcctctgaaaacacagaggaaaccgAAGTTGCACCTGCAGTAGAAGCAGTTTCCCAGTCAAGCTTAGAAAGAACTTACATCCCTACAACCCAAGGCCATGGCAACACAGATACTTCATCTGAAGAACCTTCGACTTTTCCTGCCTCTTGCACTGGTGCAGTTGTCACAACTGTAACAGTTTCTGGCCGAGAGCCTAGAACACCAATGAGCGGCTCCTCTGGTAGTACGACGACAGCCCTGCGTTCTGGTACTGCATCTGGTGAAGTTTTAACAGGggagacaaagcaggaaatgtcaAAACCAGTTATGACTGTCCCCAAATCAATATTAACAAAGCCATCGTCCTCACCAGATCCAAGATACTTAGCTGTTCATCAGTCACCCAATATCAG tgttgcTGAGCCACGCTCACCTCAAGGCAGCGacacttctctcttcctctctcgcCTCAACACCATTTGGAAAGGATTTATTAATCTGCAGAGTGTGGCCAAATTTATCGCTAAAGCATATCCTGTCTCCGGGTGCTTTGATTATCTTAGTGAG GATTTACCAGACACGATTCATATTGGTGGGAAGATCTCACCGAAGGCAGTCTGGGATTATGTTGGCAAACTCAAATCTTCACTTTGTAAG gaatTGTTTTTGATTCGTTTGATTCGTTTCCATCCTgccacagaagaagaagaagttgcCTATATCTCTCTCTACTCCTATTTTAGCAGTCGTCGTTGTTTTGGTGTTGTAACTAATAACAACAGACATGTCAAGAATCTCTACCTGATCCCACTGAGTTCTAAGGACCCAATTCCTTCCAACCTCTTGCCCTTTAAGGGACCAG gtCTCGAGTCTTCACGTCCAAATTTAATTCTTGGATTGGTTATCTGTCAGAAAGGGAAGCGTCTTGCTACTACCATGGATACagacaaaatagagaaaaagcgCAGCCGAATTCAGGtgcaagaggaaacagaaacatcGCTGTACTCTAAGGGGCCAGTAGCTtcttcacaagaaaagaaaactccgAAATACACACTGTATTCGGGAGACTCAGCTGTAAGTACAACACTACCTGgatctcctccacctccacccccactTCCCGTTCCAGAAACCTCATCAGTCACaccttcagtattaaaaataccgTCCTCGACTAAGAGTGGAACCACAAGTACTGTACCACCACCAGTTTCAGCTACCGCTTCTACAAGTGCTACTGCTATGCATTCTTCATCCTCAAAAAATACCACACCTCTTGAGTACATCCACCAGACACTTTTTGgtaaaaagaagacttttgaaCCTCTTGCTAAGGAGACTGAAACTGTCCAGTCTTCAAATCAGGAAGCTAAAGCAGCTGTGGATGGAGGTGTGTCAGCTGTTCCTTTGCTAGATCCCATTGTACAACAGTTTGGACAGATGTCAAAAGACAAAGCTATagaagatgaggaggatgaCAGGCCATACGATCCCAAAGAAGAATATGATCcagagaaagcttttgaaatgcagaccGGTGAAAGCAAAAAACTGTATAGTGTGGAGAAGCCCAGTAACACAGCAGAACTAAAGGATGAGGCCTATGATCTGGAAGACAAAACTATCTTGGAGGAAGCAAAAGTTACGGTTGATGATTTACCTAACAAAATGTATACAGACACTAAAAACACTTCCGTGGAAACACCTGCCTCGTATGTGCCAGATTTATCTGCGTCTTCATCCTTGGTGGAACtgcaaaaaatgttagaagaattaaacaaacaactAGAAGAGCAGAAACGACAAACTGAGGAGCAAGAAGAAGCCCTCAGACAACAACGAGCAGCTGTTGGTGTTTCAGTGGCTCACTTCTCGGTGTCTGATGCTTTAATGTCACCTCCACCAAAATCTTCCCTAATAGAGACTGAATTGTTCCATCAGGACCAACAGGCTGCGCAAAAAGTAGATTTACCTTCATCTTCCAATCAGCAAGCACAAGTTTTAAACCAGAGCTGTGACCCTCAAGCgagttttccaaacactttgcaGACTTCACTTGGTAAGGAAGATAAAACTTTAATTCCTGCTACTCAGCTTAGTTACGGTGGTGATAACTGGGTTTCCAGTGAAAAGCCTCCTGCAGTGCTCCAAAAAGAGGCACCTAAtagcaaatttgaaaatactgttcaaGTTACTTTGGAAAATGTGAGTCAAGCAGTTTCTGCAGAACCTTCTACATCCAGGCCTTTACGTAAAGTGCTGCTTCCGACACCTCCAAGTACGTCTTTTCAGCCTAATTTCTCCACATCTAATGACAGTCAGTCTTTGCAAGATATGCACAAAGTATCCTGGTCAAACGAGGCAAATCCAATGTTTACTTCTCAGGAAAAGGGACCTGGTCACTTTGAACCAGACAGGGGTCTTTCTGCGGTGCAATAcgaagaacaaagaaaccctCAGCCTCATCAATTTGTAGAACAAACTGAAtctccaccagttcagggtgaGGGTGGACCTCTCCCACAGCACTTTGAGGAGAACCGAGCTGGAGGTCCGTTTTCTTTGTCTGGGCAGAAAGGAGGACCTCCAGCACCACTGATGCTCAATGCACACGCAGGACCTCATGGACCTAATTTTAGAGGCCCAGCGCCACAGTTCTCAGAAGAGCATGTTTCTCCAAATAACGATGGACAAAGAGGATCTGCCCCTGGAAGATTTGGAAGTCAAAAGGGCCCCATTCCTGCCTTATTTTCTACGCAGCATGGACCACAGTCGCCACAAAATATGAAGCCAACCCCAAGACCACTCCTGGACCTTCCCAGTCATCCACCAGGCCACAGAAAGGAGATGTGGGAGGAAGCTGGGCCGTCTGCACCTCTTTCTGGTATTCCTGGGCAAGGGCCCGAGTCAGAAGGACAGTGGTCAGGATCTGACTTCCGAGAAGGCAAAAATCTTGAATTTAGAGGCCAGACATTtgaagggagacagagagagagatacgAAGGAGGAAGTAAAGACAAGGTTTTAGATCAGCCAGAGCCTCAGCAAGCAGAGAATCGACAAAGCAGACCCTTTGAGGAAAGACGAAGGGATCGAGAACATGGCAGACCTTGGGAAACAGACCGTGGCAGAAACTGCAACAGagacagggactgggagagacacagagacaaagaatgggataaaaacagagacagaaaccaaCGTGACAGAGAACGAtcaagaagcagagacagagatCGTGACAGAGACCGAGACCGGGATcgaagcagggaaaaagagcGCGATCGAGACAGAGATCGAGAtcgtgaaagaggaaaagatcgGAAAGATCGCAGTAAAAGTAGGGAGATCGGTAAAGAGGTGAAGCCAGAAACACCTAAGGAAGGTCAGAAACCAACAGAGGCAGAAGCTTCATCTTCCACTAATCAGTCATAG